The genomic segment GGGACGAGCGCTGCAGCGTGGGACGGTGCGTTGCGTGGTGACGGACTTCCGGCTGTTCGCCGCCGACCGTCACGGAACCGTCGACGACACGCCCTACGGGGGCGGACCGGGCATGGTGATCCGGCCCGAGCCCGTGGTGGAGGCGGTCGAGTCGGTGCGGATCGGTCGGGCGCCGGTGGTGTTGCTGACACCGCAGGGACGGCGCTTCGACCAGCAACAGGCCGAGCGCTGGGCCGACATGCTCCAGCGTCCGGCGGGCGACGATGCGGGGCAGTTGATCCTGCTCTGCGGTCGCTACAAGGGTTTCGACGAGCGCGTCCGCGAGCTCGTGGTGACCGACGAGATCTCCCTCGGCGACTTCGTGTTGTCGGGGGGCGAACTGGCCGCCCTGGCGGTCATCGATGCGGTGGTGCGGCGCGTCCCCGGAGTG from the Candidatus Krumholzibacteriia bacterium genome contains:
- the trmD gene encoding tRNA (guanosine(37)-N1)-methyltransferase TrmD, with translation MTLFPRLCRRVLAEGVVGRALQRGTVRCVVTDFRLFAADRHGTVDDTPYGGGPGMVIRPEPVVEAVESVRIGRAPVVLLTPQGRRFDQQQAERWADMLQRPAGDDAGQLILLCGRYKGFDERVRELVVTDEISLGDFVLSGGELAALAVIDAVVRRVPGVLGRQESADTDSFGPARDGRLDCGWYTRPPEYRGLPVPAPLLSGDHAAIEKFRQRDSEARTRARRSDLSDDA